A region of Salirhabdus salicampi DNA encodes the following proteins:
- a CDS encoding undecaprenyldiphospho-muramoylpentapeptide beta-N-acetylglucosaminyltransferase, which produces MKQKTIVFTGGGTAGHVVVNLALIPEFLKDGWTVHYIGSHKGIERQLIEPLDQVTYHSISTGKLRRYFDKENFKDPFRVAKGTLQAIRLLRKLKPQVVFSKGGFVAVPVVTAAKLCRIPAVIHESDYTPGLANKLAFPFAKKVLATFPETVKYLPEKKAEWVGAVIRDELFQGSRTKGFERCKFNNQKPVVLIMGGSSGSQKLNDIIRKNLPHLLKSFQIIHICGIGKVDQSIQEKGYCQFEYVKDDLKHLFSVTDLVVSRAGANSIFEFLALRKPMLLIPLSRQASRGDQIVNAESFKKQGYARVLEEEELTETNFIKELENLWKEKDDILTKMESFKSEKSKEKVIEIIKNA; this is translated from the coding sequence ATGAAACAAAAAACAATTGTATTTACAGGCGGTGGAACAGCGGGCCATGTCGTTGTCAATTTAGCATTAATTCCTGAATTTTTAAAAGACGGATGGACCGTTCATTACATTGGTTCACATAAAGGAATTGAAAGACAGTTAATTGAGCCTCTTGATCAAGTGACCTACCATTCCATATCAACAGGAAAGTTGCGTCGATACTTTGATAAGGAAAACTTTAAAGATCCTTTTCGAGTCGCAAAGGGAACATTACAAGCTATCAGGTTATTACGGAAATTAAAGCCTCAAGTCGTCTTCTCAAAAGGGGGATTTGTCGCAGTACCTGTCGTAACGGCTGCGAAGCTTTGTCGAATACCAGCTGTTATACACGAATCCGATTATACCCCTGGTTTGGCTAATAAATTAGCTTTCCCATTTGCGAAAAAAGTGTTAGCAACGTTTCCGGAAACGGTTAAGTATTTACCCGAAAAAAAAGCGGAATGGGTAGGTGCCGTTATTCGAGATGAGCTTTTCCAAGGGAGTAGAACAAAAGGCTTTGAACGTTGCAAATTTAACAATCAAAAACCTGTCGTTCTTATTATGGGGGGAAGTTCAGGATCTCAAAAGTTAAATGATATTATTCGTAAAAATTTACCTCACTTGTTGAAGTCTTTTCAAATTATTCACATCTGCGGGATTGGAAAAGTAGATCAGTCGATTCAAGAAAAAGGCTACTGCCAGTTTGAATACGTAAAAGATGACCTAAAACATTTGTTTTCCGTGACTGACTTAGTTGTTTCTCGCGCAGGGGCAAACTCCATCTTTGAATTTCTAGCATTACGTAAACCGATGCTCCTTATACCGTTATCAAGACAGGCTAGTCGTGGTGATCAAATTGTAAATGCTGAGTCCTTCAAAAAACAAGGATATGCCCGTGTCTTGGAAGAAGAAGAATTAACTGAAACTAATTTTATAAAAGAACTAGAGAACTTATGGAAAGAAAAAGATGACATCTTGACAAAAATGGAAAGTTTTAAAAGTGAAAAATCAAAAGAAAAAGTCATTGAAATTATTAAAAATGCGTAA
- a CDS encoding FecCD family ABC transporter permease yields MSKHKKPLLLLAILFIVTLFTFIITAGIGTVFISPITVIQSLIGLDIQYGAILEKYRFPRAVLALLVGAGLGVSGAILQGVIRNPLASPDVIGITKGAGLAAVITIILFPQSPTFALPLAAFLGAGLVTVFLYLIAYKKGVKPSTLALVGIALGAVCQAGIQFFMVKYPVEVNAALVWLTGSLWGNNWNDVYLLLPFVIVFVPISIIVAVKLDVLALGDEVAQGLGEHVRVTRMMLLFIAVALAGASVAVVGSLGFIGLIAPHIARQLVGNRHQYLLPTSAFTGMILVLIADALGRGIAPPVEVPAGIFTAVIGAPYFLYLLRKLNAN; encoded by the coding sequence ATGTCCAAGCATAAGAAACCATTGTTGTTACTAGCGATTTTATTCATTGTTACATTGTTCACGTTCATTATTACAGCTGGAATTGGGACTGTATTCATTTCACCTATAACTGTTATTCAGTCTCTTATTGGTTTAGATATACAATATGGAGCGATTTTAGAAAAATATCGTTTTCCCCGTGCGGTTTTAGCCTTATTAGTAGGTGCAGGACTCGGCGTGTCTGGGGCGATCTTACAAGGTGTTATTCGGAATCCTTTAGCTTCTCCTGATGTAATTGGTATAACGAAAGGAGCCGGTTTGGCGGCAGTTATAACCATTATTCTTTTTCCACAATCACCAACATTCGCTTTGCCATTGGCAGCATTTTTAGGTGCAGGACTCGTAACAGTCTTCCTTTATCTTATTGCTTATAAAAAAGGCGTAAAGCCTTCTACCTTAGCTCTTGTAGGAATCGCTCTAGGAGCCGTTTGTCAGGCTGGGATTCAATTTTTTATGGTAAAATACCCAGTCGAAGTGAATGCAGCGCTAGTTTGGTTAACAGGGAGTTTATGGGGGAACAATTGGAATGATGTGTACTTATTATTACCTTTTGTCATTGTTTTTGTACCAATTAGTATTATTGTTGCAGTGAAATTAGACGTTTTAGCATTAGGTGATGAAGTTGCGCAAGGCTTAGGTGAGCATGTTAGAGTGACAAGAATGATGTTACTTTTTATTGCGGTTGCACTAGCAGGAGCGAGTGTAGCAGTCGTCGGATCATTAGGTTTTATCGGGCTCATTGCCCCACATATAGCCCGACAACTTGTCGGAAATCGCCACCAATATTTATTGCCAACCTCTGCTTTTACTGGCATGATTCTCGTCTTAATTGCTGATGCTTTAGGAAGGGGAATTGCTCCACCTGTAGAAGTTCCAGCAGGAATTTTTACTGCTGTTATTGGGGCACCCTATTTTTTATATTTGTTACGTAAATTAAACGCAAACTAA
- a CDS encoding NupC/NupG family nucleoside CNT transporter gives MDIILGLVGIFVVLLLAYFMSNNKSEINLKGILIMIALQFVIAWLMLSTNVGRFVLERIAAGFNKLIEFGSIGVDFILGGVARGEGGHVFFFDVLLLIIFFSAILSVLTYMRILPTIIKYIGGFLSKVTGLPRVESFNAVNSIFFGQSEALVAIKSQFHYLNRNRLYIVSASAMGSVSASIVGAYMQMIPPEYVLVALPLNMFSALIIASIVAPVNVSKEDDKVDVKNVTQSRSIFEALANGALDGGKIALIVATMLVAFIAALELVNWIIQLIFVGVTLEQILGYVLAPLAFLMGIAPDELVRAGGIMGTKIVTNEFVAMLEFQSIIPDMSEKTVGIVSVFLTSFANFSSIGIIAGTVQAIDSEKAASVSKFGMKLLIGATLASILSATVVGVFL, from the coding sequence ATGGACATCATATTAGGTCTAGTTGGGATTTTCGTTGTATTATTACTTGCTTATTTTATGTCAAATAATAAAAGTGAAATCAATTTAAAAGGTATTCTCATTATGATAGCCCTACAATTCGTTATAGCTTGGCTAATGTTGAGTACAAATGTTGGTCGGTTCGTACTTGAGCGAATTGCTGCAGGGTTTAATAAACTGATTGAATTTGGTTCAATTGGAGTCGACTTTATTTTAGGTGGAGTTGCACGTGGGGAAGGTGGACATGTTTTTTTCTTTGATGTACTTTTACTTATCATCTTCTTTTCTGCAATCTTATCTGTGTTAACATACATGCGGATTTTACCCACTATTATTAAGTATATTGGAGGATTCTTGTCCAAGGTAACAGGGCTGCCGAGAGTTGAATCGTTTAACGCGGTTAACAGTATCTTTTTCGGACAATCTGAGGCATTAGTTGCGATTAAATCACAGTTCCATTATTTAAACCGGAACAGACTATATATTGTGAGTGCATCCGCAATGGGATCCGTATCAGCTTCCATTGTAGGGGCATATATGCAAATGATTCCACCTGAATATGTATTAGTTGCTTTACCGTTAAACATGTTTAGTGCCCTTATCATTGCTTCCATTGTAGCTCCAGTAAATGTGAGTAAGGAAGACGATAAAGTAGATGTTAAAAATGTGACCCAGTCACGAAGTATATTTGAGGCCTTGGCAAACGGTGCACTAGATGGTGGAAAAATTGCACTTATTGTTGCAACAATGTTAGTTGCATTCATTGCTGCATTAGAGCTTGTAAACTGGATTATTCAACTCATTTTCGTTGGTGTAACATTAGAACAAATACTAGGATACGTATTAGCACCACTTGCGTTCTTAATGGGAATTGCGCCAGATGAATTAGTTCGGGCTGGTGGAATTATGGGAACGAAAATTGTAACAAACGAATTTGTTGCGATGTTAGAATTCCAAAGCATAATCCCCGACATGTCTGAAAAAACAGTAGGTATTGTGTCTGTATTCTTAACTAGCTTTGCAAACTTCTCGTCCATCGGAATCATTGCCGGAACTGTACAAGCAATTGATTCTGAGAAAGCAGCAAGTGTATCAAAATTCGGTATGAAATTGTTAATAGGAGCAACTTTAGCATCAATCTTATCCGCAACTGTTGTTGGAGTATTCCTATAA
- a CDS encoding ABC transporter substrate-binding protein: MKKQLGFILMLLLVVAGLAACGSNNEDENQEGQADGETRVIQHEMGETEITGKPQRIVVLEFSYVDALAALGISPVGIADDKDDERIITPIREKIDDYTSVGTRKQPSEELIASLNPDLIIADLKRHKDIYDSLSEEAPTIVLSSLASDYEGILEGFEVIAEAVGEEEKGQEVLAAHKEKMEELRSQVPEDETRTVLPAVVTNTGFYAHNMDSYTGSLLESIGLKNAIQSGDDRYNQINLEQVVQFNPDIIFTMNAGEQTIINDWEDKTLWKEVSAVKNDAIYEVDRNTWSRFRGLISSETILEDAIQALYGE; this comes from the coding sequence ATGAAAAAACAACTAGGATTTATACTTATGTTATTATTAGTTGTCGCTGGTCTTGCAGCATGTGGAAGTAATAATGAGGATGAAAATCAAGAGGGTCAAGCTGATGGAGAAACGAGAGTTATCCAGCATGAAATGGGTGAAACAGAAATTACAGGGAAGCCGCAACGTATTGTCGTACTTGAGTTTTCTTATGTTGATGCGCTAGCAGCATTAGGGATTTCTCCAGTAGGTATTGCAGACGACAAAGACGACGAACGTATTATTACACCAATCCGTGAAAAAATTGATGATTACACATCAGTTGGGACGAGAAAACAACCGAGTGAAGAACTGATCGCATCTTTAAATCCAGATTTAATTATTGCAGATTTAAAACGTCATAAAGATATATACGATAGTTTGTCTGAAGAAGCCCCAACCATTGTATTAAGTTCTTTAGCTTCTGATTATGAAGGGATCTTAGAAGGATTTGAAGTCATTGCAGAAGCGGTTGGTGAAGAGGAAAAAGGGCAGGAAGTTCTTGCAGCACATAAAGAAAAAATGGAAGAGCTACGTTCACAAGTACCTGAAGACGAAACGAGAACTGTACTACCAGCAGTTGTAACAAACACTGGTTTTTATGCCCATAATATGGACTCTTATACAGGCTCACTACTTGAATCAATTGGCTTAAAGAATGCTATCCAAAGCGGGGATGACCGTTATAATCAAATTAACTTAGAGCAAGTGGTACAGTTTAATCCTGACATCATTTTTACTATGAACGCAGGCGAGCAAACGATAATTAATGACTGGGAAGATAAAACATTATGGAAAGAAGTAAGTGCGGTTAAAAACGACGCTATTTACGAAGTAGATCGTAACACATGGTCTAGATTCCGTGGTCTAATATCGTCTGAAACCATTTTAGAAGACGCAATACAAGCACTATATGGGGAATAA
- the safA gene encoding SafA/ExsA family spore coat assembly protein: MKKMVTWFSSFLFLMTLVFHVEVSAQTDTYTVQRGDTLWKISKRYEIGLSEIINANPQFENPNLIYPGDKVTIPLSKGTKSVEKRVAEITNQYRAENGLKPLQFDWQLARVARYKSADMRDKGYFSHNSPTYGSPFEMMKSFNISYQKAAENIAAGQRTPEEVVRSWMNSPGHRKNILDPEMTHIGVGYAKGGSYGHYWTQMFIKK; encoded by the coding sequence ATGAAAAAAATGGTTACGTGGTTCAGTTCATTCTTATTTTTGATGACCTTAGTGTTTCATGTTGAAGTTTCCGCTCAAACAGATACTTATACGGTACAACGTGGAGATACGTTATGGAAAATTTCAAAACGTTATGAAATTGGCCTTTCCGAAATCATTAATGCCAATCCACAATTTGAAAATCCGAATTTAATTTACCCAGGAGATAAAGTCACCATCCCATTATCAAAAGGCACAAAATCTGTAGAGAAAAGAGTTGCTGAAATAACAAACCAATACCGTGCAGAGAATGGGTTGAAACCTTTGCAATTCGATTGGCAATTAGCGCGTGTTGCCCGCTACAAATCAGCAGATATGCGGGATAAGGGATATTTCTCGCATAACTCTCCAACATACGGATCTCCTTTTGAAATGATGAAAAGTTTCAACATATCATATCAAAAAGCAGCGGAAAACATTGCAGCAGGACAACGAACACCTGAAGAGGTGGTACGTTCTTGGATGAACAGTCCAGGACATCGTAAAAACATATTGGATCCAGAGATGACCCATATTGGCGTAGGTTACGCTAAAGGTGGAAGTTATGGTCATTACTGGACACAAATGTTTATAAAAAAATAA
- a CDS encoding MATE family efflux transporter has protein sequence MYEAKTYKDKGKLFLAILFPILITQIGIFAMNFFDTIMSGRSGPVDLAGVAIGSSLWLPIFTGVNGVLLALSPIVAQMLGSGEKKRIGEVVRQGIYLSIAIAIFIFLIGLFLLDAVLNMMNLEQDVQYIAKYYLAALSIGIVPLFIFNILRCFIDALGQTRITMMIILISLPLNIIFNYIFIFGKLGVPALGGVGAGLASALTYFVCLLISLFVIARLLPFSSYKIFLYWSMPSLKAWWEQLRIGIPIGFAIFFETSIFAAVTLLISVYDTTTIAAHQAAMNFQSMLYMGPLSISMALTIAVGFEVGAKRFKDAKQYSLIGIITAIGLAIIGSLFMYLFDDQIAKLYSNHPEVIVLTKQFLIYAIFFQLSDAFGAPIQGALRGYKDVNITSVMAFISYWIIGLPTGYIMANYTSLGPFGYWIGLITGLAAGAITLLFRLLHVQDNEQKLSA, from the coding sequence ATGTACGAAGCAAAAACCTACAAAGATAAGGGAAAGCTTTTTTTGGCCATTTTATTCCCAATACTTATAACGCAAATTGGCATATTTGCGATGAATTTTTTTGATACGATTATGTCCGGTCGTTCCGGGCCTGTTGACCTTGCCGGAGTGGCAATTGGTTCAAGTTTGTGGCTACCCATTTTCACTGGTGTCAACGGGGTCTTACTAGCCTTATCACCAATCGTTGCCCAAATGTTAGGTAGTGGCGAAAAGAAACGAATAGGTGAAGTGGTCCGCCAAGGAATTTACCTATCGATAGCCATTGCCATCTTTATTTTCCTAATTGGGCTCTTTTTATTAGATGCTGTATTAAATATGATGAATTTAGAACAGGACGTACAATATATTGCAAAATATTATTTAGCAGCTCTAAGCATTGGGATTGTCCCACTTTTCATCTTTAATATATTGCGATGTTTTATTGATGCACTTGGCCAAACTCGTATCACGATGATGATTATTCTCATCTCACTACCGCTTAATATTATATTTAACTATATTTTTATTTTCGGAAAGCTCGGCGTTCCTGCATTAGGTGGGGTTGGAGCAGGACTTGCATCTGCTTTAACCTATTTTGTTTGTCTCTTGATTTCCCTATTCGTCATCGCAAGATTATTACCATTTTCATCATATAAAATTTTTCTGTATTGGAGCATGCCATCATTAAAAGCTTGGTGGGAACAATTAAGAATTGGTATTCCTATCGGATTTGCCATCTTTTTTGAAACGAGCATCTTTGCAGCAGTGACTCTTTTAATTAGTGTGTACGATACAACAACAATTGCCGCCCACCAAGCTGCGATGAACTTTCAATCAATGTTATACATGGGGCCATTAAGTATATCCATGGCTTTAACGATTGCAGTCGGGTTTGAAGTGGGGGCGAAACGTTTTAAAGATGCGAAACAATATAGTTTAATAGGAATCATAACAGCGATCGGTTTAGCCATTATTGGTAGCTTATTCATGTATTTATTCGACGATCAAATTGCTAAATTATATTCCAATCATCCTGAAGTGATCGTGTTAACAAAACAGTTTTTAATTTACGCAATCTTCTTCCAGCTCTCCGATGCATTCGGTGCTCCTATACAAGGAGCGTTAAGGGGATACAAGGATGTAAATATTACATCGGTTATGGCCTTTATCTCATACTGGATTATCGGCTTACCAACCGGTTACATTATGGCAAACTATACTTCACTTGGACCGTTTGGTTACTGGATTGGTTTAATTACAGGTCTTGCCGCAGGAGCGATAACGTTATTGTTTAGACTTCTACACGTACAAGATAACGAACAAAAACTTTCAGCATGA
- the asnB gene encoding asparagine synthase (glutamine-hydrolyzing) codes for MCGITGWIDWQQDVRTKTDSLQKMTKTLTKRGPDDYGIWMNQHVAFGHTRLAVVDLEGGKQPMTKVVKDYSYTLVYNGELYNTEELRRELMKRGHRFKTTSDTEVLLSSYIEWHEECVHRLNGIYAFGIWDEQRQALFMARDRLGVKPLFYSHQNEQFIFGSELKAILAHPNMKSEVDRAGLAEVFGLGPSRTPGTGIFKGIDELRPGHALTFTKDGLNVWRYWNVQSKEHKESVDETAEQVRDIFVDAVERQLVADVPVSTFLSGGLDSSAITAIASNYFTERGEDPLTTFSIDYTDNEKYFQESTFQPSSDAPWIQFMAKHFSTNHYDEVISGTELADLLKEAVILRDQPGMADIDSSLLWFCRKIKQFSTVSLSGECADEIFGGYPWFHKPESSGDSFPWVRSLESRIDLLEPDWRKKLKLKEYVYSRYEETINETPRLDGESKQDAKRRELFYLNMQWFMAQLLDRKDRMSMGASLEVRVPYADHRLVEYVWNIPWEMKMFEGREKGILRKALESILPHEILYRKKSPYPKTYQPEYTAAVVKWMNDILADKHSPIFQFIRKEKVERLVATEGKEFKDPWFGQLMTGPQLIAHLCQIDYWLRTYNVTVVE; via the coding sequence TTGTGTGGAATTACAGGATGGATAGACTGGCAACAAGACGTTCGCACTAAGACGGACTCTTTACAGAAGATGACAAAGACTTTAACAAAGAGGGGCCCAGATGACTACGGTATTTGGATGAATCAACATGTTGCATTCGGGCACACTCGACTGGCAGTTGTGGACTTAGAAGGCGGTAAACAACCGATGACAAAGGTTGTGAAGGATTATTCTTATACCCTTGTATATAACGGAGAATTGTATAACACGGAAGAGTTACGCCGGGAGTTAATGAAACGAGGTCATCGATTCAAAACAACATCTGATACTGAAGTACTCCTTTCAAGTTATATTGAATGGCATGAGGAATGTGTACATCGGTTAAATGGTATATATGCATTTGGCATCTGGGATGAACAACGTCAAGCATTATTCATGGCACGAGATCGACTAGGGGTAAAGCCTTTATTTTACTCACATCAAAATGAACAATTTATATTTGGTTCTGAATTAAAAGCAATTTTAGCTCATCCGAATATGAAAAGTGAAGTTGATAGGGCTGGGTTGGCGGAAGTGTTTGGGTTAGGACCTTCACGTACTCCAGGTACAGGTATCTTTAAAGGGATAGATGAGTTAAGACCGGGCCACGCATTAACATTTACAAAAGATGGGTTAAACGTATGGCGCTATTGGAATGTTCAAAGTAAAGAACATAAGGAGTCTGTTGATGAAACGGCAGAGCAAGTACGTGACATATTTGTCGACGCAGTAGAACGACAACTCGTTGCAGATGTTCCTGTATCAACGTTTTTATCAGGTGGATTAGATTCAAGTGCGATAACGGCTATAGCTTCAAATTACTTCACTGAAAGAGGCGAAGATCCGCTTACGACTTTTTCGATTGATTACACTGACAACGAAAAGTATTTTCAAGAAAGTACTTTTCAGCCGTCAAGTGATGCGCCATGGATTCAATTTATGGCTAAGCATTTTTCCACAAACCATTACGATGAAGTGATTAGCGGGACGGAATTGGCTGACTTATTGAAAGAGGCTGTTATTTTACGTGACCAGCCTGGTATGGCTGATATCGATTCCTCTTTACTTTGGTTTTGTCGCAAAATAAAGCAATTTAGTACAGTAAGTTTATCAGGAGAATGTGCCGACGAAATCTTTGGTGGATACCCATGGTTTCACAAACCAGAATCATCTGGAGATAGTTTTCCTTGGGTACGTTCCTTAGAGTCCCGGATAGACTTGCTTGAACCAGATTGGAGAAAGAAGCTGAAGTTGAAGGAATATGTTTATTCACGATACGAGGAAACGATAAATGAAACCCCTCGACTTGACGGGGAGAGCAAACAAGATGCCAAGCGTAGAGAATTATTCTACTTAAACATGCAATGGTTTATGGCACAATTACTAGATCGAAAAGACCGAATGAGTATGGGCGCGAGTTTAGAAGTTCGCGTTCCTTATGCAGATCATCGCTTAGTAGAGTATGTATGGAATATCCCGTGGGAAATGAAGATGTTTGAAGGTAGAGAGAAGGGAATTTTGCGAAAAGCGTTAGAGTCTATTCTGCCTCATGAAATTTTATATCGGAAAAAAAGTCCTTATCCGAAAACCTATCAACCTGAATATACTGCTGCTGTTGTCAAATGGATGAATGACATTTTAGCTGATAAGCATTCTCCTATTTTTCAATTCATTCGGAAAGAGAAGGTTGAAAGGTTAGTGGCAACCGAAGGAAAAGAGTTTAAAGATCCATGGTTTGGTCAGTTAATGACGGGCCCACAGTTAATTGCCCACTTATGTCAAATTGATTATTGGTTAAGAACATACAATGTAACCGTTGTTGAATGA
- the yhbH gene encoding sporulation protein YhbH: protein MDERKNFVITEEDWSLHQKGYDDQKRHQEKVKEVIKQRLPELISEESIVMSDGKRVVKVPVRSLNEYKIRYNYDKNKHAGQGKGDSKVGDVVSKGKDDDKAQGDGSKPGDQPGADYYETDVSIAELEEELFRHLELPDLEDKEKDEIVHHDIEFNDLRKKGLQGNVDKRRTLKEALKRNIREGNQTVLPILPDDLRFKTWEDIEEPDSKAVVFAMMDTSGSMGLWEKYMARSFFFWTSRFLKKKYDTVVIEFIAHHTEAKVVSEEDFFSKGESGGTICSSAYTKALELIDDKYNPSSYNIYPIHFSDGDNLTSDNRKCLKLVEELMEHSQMFGYGEVNQYNRHSTLMSAYSKIEDPKFRHYILRQKTDVFYAMKELFKQGEAMKV, encoded by the coding sequence ATGGATGAAAGAAAAAACTTTGTAATTACGGAAGAAGATTGGTCCCTCCATCAAAAAGGTTATGATGATCAAAAAAGGCATCAAGAAAAAGTAAAAGAAGTGATTAAACAGAGGCTGCCTGAACTAATCTCGGAAGAAAGTATTGTGATGTCAGATGGAAAGAGAGTTGTAAAAGTACCTGTTCGCTCATTGAACGAATACAAAATCCGCTATAATTATGACAAGAATAAGCATGCCGGGCAAGGAAAAGGGGACAGCAAGGTGGGGGACGTCGTTTCCAAAGGGAAAGACGATGATAAGGCACAAGGAGATGGATCAAAGCCTGGGGATCAGCCAGGAGCAGACTACTATGAAACAGACGTATCCATCGCTGAACTGGAAGAAGAATTGTTTCGTCACTTAGAACTTCCGGATTTAGAGGATAAGGAAAAAGATGAAATTGTTCATCATGATATTGAATTTAACGATTTGCGGAAAAAAGGGTTACAAGGAAATGTAGACAAAAGAAGAACGTTAAAAGAAGCGTTAAAACGAAATATTAGAGAAGGAAATCAAACTGTTTTACCAATCTTACCAGATGATTTACGATTTAAAACATGGGAAGATATAGAAGAGCCGGACTCGAAAGCTGTGGTCTTTGCAATGATGGATACATCAGGATCTATGGGGTTATGGGAGAAGTATATGGCGCGAAGCTTTTTCTTCTGGACATCTCGATTTTTAAAGAAAAAGTACGATACGGTCGTAATTGAATTTATCGCACATCATACAGAAGCGAAGGTTGTTTCGGAAGAAGATTTCTTCTCAAAAGGGGAAAGTGGTGGCACGATATGTTCATCTGCTTATACAAAAGCTCTTGAGCTCATAGATGATAAGTATAATCCATCATCATACAATATTTATCCTATTCACTTTTCTGATGGGGATAACCTAACTTCGGATAACCGGAAATGCTTAAAACTAGTTGAAGAATTAATGGAGCATTCTCAAATGTTCGGATATGGTGAAGTGAACCAGTATAACCGTCATTCTACTTTGATGAGTGCTTATTCGAAAATTGAAGATCCAAAGTTTCGGCATTACATTTTACGGCAGAAAACAGACGTATTTTACGCAATGAAGGAACTGTTTAAACAAGGAGAAGCAATGAAAGTATAA
- a CDS encoding FecCD family ABC transporter permease, with product MSQFNLQAGVSRKRQWITYAIGIMLLMLSLLSSISVGAYQIDFASVIASFFTDETTQGTLIIHDVRLPRAVIGMIIGMNLAIAGAIMQSITKNPLASPQIFGVNAGASLMIVIVAILLPNFSQSWLIYFAFLGAAVGGFIVYSMASYGGMTPVKLALAGITVHLFLTSIIEGMIIFHEHSTEDVLFWLAGSLSGRDWDHVQMILPWTLIGIIGAMFLSKSFTLLSLGDDVAKGLGQKIAFIRIASAIIVIILAGSSVAVAGPIGFIGLMIPHIARKLVGVDYRHVIPCSALLGAVLLVGADVLSRFISFPSESPVGIVTALIGGPFFLYLARREGR from the coding sequence ATGAGTCAATTTAATTTACAAGCAGGAGTTTCAAGAAAAAGGCAGTGGATAACGTATGCTATCGGCATAATGTTACTAATGTTAAGTCTATTATCCAGTATAAGTGTCGGAGCTTATCAAATCGATTTTGCATCTGTCATCGCATCTTTTTTTACGGATGAAACGACACAAGGGACTTTAATTATACATGATGTACGATTACCACGTGCTGTTATTGGAATGATTATCGGGATGAACTTAGCCATAGCCGGCGCTATTATGCAGTCAATTACGAAAAATCCTCTCGCATCCCCGCAAATTTTTGGCGTGAATGCAGGGGCTTCGTTAATGATTGTGATTGTAGCAATTCTTCTTCCAAACTTTTCTCAGTCATGGCTTATTTATTTTGCCTTTTTAGGGGCGGCCGTTGGAGGGTTTATCGTTTATTCCATGGCTTCTTATGGGGGAATGACTCCAGTAAAGTTAGCCTTAGCTGGGATTACCGTTCATCTATTCTTAACCTCGATTATTGAGGGGATGATCATATTTCACGAACATTCAACAGAGGATGTTTTATTTTGGTTAGCCGGTTCATTAAGCGGTCGTGATTGGGATCACGTACAAATGATTCTTCCCTGGACTCTTATCGGGATTATTGGCGCAATGTTCCTATCTAAGTCGTTTACGTTATTATCGCTAGGAGATGATGTAGCGAAAGGATTAGGTCAAAAAATCGCGTTCATACGAATTGCTTCTGCCATTATCGTCATCATTTTGGCTGGATCGTCTGTTGCGGTAGCAGGTCCAATTGGGTTTATCGGGCTAATGATTCCCCATATTGCCCGGAAGTTAGTTGGTGTTGACTATCGTCACGTCATTCCATGTTCAGCATTACTTGGTGCAGTTTTATTAGTAGGTGCAGACGTACTATCCCGTTTTATCTCATTTCCATCAGAGTCACCAGTAGGTATCGTTACAGCTTTAATTGGCGGGCCATTCTTTTTATATTTAGCTAGAAGAGAAGGTAGGTGA